Part of the Thunnus albacares chromosome 11, fThuAlb1.1, whole genome shotgun sequence genome, GACCGTAGGGTGGTACAGAGGGCCGTCCTCATGTGGCATAATCCCCTCTCCTTCTTTATACTCATTCACCAACACGTGATTGGCTGATTTCCCACTGAATGCACCTAAAGAGGAAATTTTCTCACAGTACTTCTGGAGCCAGTCAGGCATCTTCTCTGCTAGCATGCCTTTAGGATGCGGTAACCCTCCCCAGTTCTGAAGCCTCCTGCCTGACAGCTGAGTCCATTTAGTTTTTGGAGACCTGTAGACCTGCTGCAGAAGATATGACTCCTCATCCTCTGATATGAAATCTGGGATGTAATACACTGTCGGTGGGGCGTCACCTACGACAAACTGCTTCAACTCCTCCAAAATACAAGCTGGGTGATCCATGCCTCCTTCAGAAACATGAAATGCTtgttaaaggtgaaaaaaatgcTAAAGCTAACTACAATTAGAATAGTTGACTGGAAATCTTACCAAAACGTCTAATATTTTAGCGTAAACGCGCAGGTTGCCTAATTAACGAGCAAACACTAAAATATCACGTGTCTGTTAGCAGCAGTCAGTTCCTAACATGTCACGTGATCCGAGGTATTTCCGTGTATGTTGATAGCATTAGCAACCTTTAGCTCCCGCGAACCATTTCCACACACTTTTATGCCTACAACACATGAAGTACAGTACAGACAAAGCGACAGACCGATTGTATGATCCATTACAAGTTCACTGATACATATTAAATGGGAACTGGTTTGCTTTTCTGCAGTTAGTGAGCCAGAAAAATCAGAAATGGTAAAAATCTTGCACACATGAACGTTATGGTGCATTTGATGTACGTAGGAGAACTCGAGCCGTGTAAATgacttttactttcattcaaataaaatggtTTCCGTCAGAGACATTAGAGGACAGGTTCAAAGTTTTTCCAAGTTTGACTTAAAATAAGTCAgttgcccaaatgaacactgaaacacgtttttcttgctgtaatcattcctccgtccagcttcagccgtccaaatgagtcaaatcaagtagatatctttcaatgttagtctttttagtgccaaactCAATCTTTTTGTTGCTATACAATATAGATGTCagtattgttattttaattacatcaaattttatattgttaaaatGAAGCATTCGTATGACACTGACTGTCAACAAATatccaattattttctcatttatccCTTCGTTAGTTTGAGTGTTCATCAGAAGTACTACATTTCTGAGACCCGTGAAGGCAGCACAACTAATTTCAACGTTTGTAACGTTTTTAAAAACAGCGCCGTTATATACAGAAACCAAAAAACTAATACACTCTGACTATGAAGTGACAAAAATTCTACTTTACCTCTATAGACATTAAAACTTTGATGGGAAATGCCGCATGGTTAAAAAGGCCGATAAACGGCTGGACTCCGTTTTTACTTCCTTGTGCAGCAGACTAAAGTGTCCCCAAAGAGGGCCCAAGCTTCATTTTCAAcgattctttaaaaaaaaaaaaaagctttctaaACGAATAAGTGTATAATTTATATTACTGGGtcgttattttattttatttgagtgtctttTAGCTGGTTATTGTCACTTAATCTATTGTCACGAATTTGCCGACGCACGGAATTATTTACATGTGACACAGCCAGACGTCTTTCCCTGGAGGAAATGTCAgtcaagaaacaaaacagagtAAAATCGTGCTTCCTGCAAGCAGCTCTTAAGTGCCTCACTATGCTTCCCGTTATTGGTTTGTCGCTGTGAAATTTAATGTGATGCTACTAACATATCTGTCTCcgtttttttatatattttgtgagtTTAAAATTCAGTTGAAACTAAGGTGAGGTCACCCTGATTTATTAGACTATTTTACCTCACAGCTGGTTAACTTAAGGTGCATGACTATGTTCCCTTCAAAAGTAAAACATCTACAGAGGCTGCTACAGTTTAGACACACACTTTGGTGCAATCCTTCATTTGGAAAAGCCTCCTGCTCTAGACTGGTTTTGGGCATCGAGACAAGCTGTGATGACACTGGAGCTGCTGTGTTGGATGAGACAGGTGCAATACTGGGAGAGTCTCTGCACTCACAGACACAAGTACATCTGAGGTGAGTGTAGTTTGTATTAATTCctaaaaggacaggttcaccaAGTTTTCAAGtggtcttaaaacaacagtcaggagcccaaatgaatattgaaacatgtttttcttgctgtaatcattcctcctgttcatactgaccattagaagatcccttcataatacacttacaatgtaagtgataggggacaaaatccacagtcctccttctgtgcaaaaatgtatttaaaagtttatctgaagctaatatgaaggtTCAACGTTCAGCATGATTACAGCGatgaaaacctctttcactgttcatatggacacctgactgtttattttcctcaaaactttatttattggGTTTCTAAACAGATAACAGACAAGTAGTATACCGAGCTTCAATTGAGACTTTAAGTAATtacaaaaggaaataaaaaataagcagCTGTGT contains:
- the alkbh6 gene encoding alpha-ketoglutarate-dependent dioxygenase alkB homolog 6, with product MDHPACILEELKQFVVGDAPPTVYYIPDFISEDEESYLLQQVYRSPKTKWTQLSGRRLQNWGGLPHPKGMLAEKMPDWLQKYCEKISSLGAFSGKSANHVLVNEYKEGEGIMPHEDGPLYHPTVTTISLGSHTLLDFYTPVSSLDDDDDDDDDAPLTEENRYLLSLLVRPRSLLILQDEMYQRLLHGIKACTQDTLTDKVLNLAAAGGALPGETLTRGTRVSLTIRHVPKVMKTKLILGRR